A section of the Candidatus Bathyarchaeia archaeon genome encodes:
- a CDS encoding putative toxin-antitoxin system toxin component, PIN family, producing MTKVVFDTNVLISSLIKKGNPRDLLRKAIRGEITLILSPEILKEFDEVMERPKMRRYITAPKLRRFRRLLYSRSILVKPGTKLDQLTIDPKDNVFVETALEGKAEYVVSGDGHLLSLKEFKGIRIVTVGEMLELLKKT from the coding sequence ATGACGAAGGTCGTTTTCGACACGAACGTATTGATATCGAGCCTCATTAAGAAGGGCAATCCTAGAGATCTATTGAGAAAAGCGATACGAGGGGAGATTACGCTCATACTATCGCCAGAAATACTGAAGGAATTTGACGAGGTTATGGAGCGCCCAAAAATGAGGAGATACATCACCGCTCCCAAGCTTCGAAGGTTCAGGAGGCTCTTATATTCGAGATCGATATTGGTGAAGCCCGGGACCAAGCTTGACCAACTTACGATCGATCCAAAGGATAACGTCTTCGTTGAAACGGCTCTCGAGGGTAAAGCTGAGTATGTAGTTTCCGGAGATGGACATCTGCTGTCCCTTAAGGAATTTAAAGGAATAAGAATAGTAACCGTGGGCGAGATGTTGGAGTTATTGAAGAAAACCTAG
- a CDS encoding AbrB/MazE/SpoVT family DNA-binding domain-containing protein, with protein sequence MAGREEPDVIVVSSKGQIVIPQRIRERLGIKPKSKLLAYSYRGAIIMKKLEVPDIEKELRDIYREVNERIDKYGELTWEEIQEEIEGHRRTRRKA encoded by the coding sequence ATGGCGGGACGTGAGGAGCCCGATGTGATAGTCGTCAGCAGCAAGGGCCAGATCGTGATCCCGCAGCGCATCCGAGAGAGGCTTGGGATCAAGCCGAAGAGCAAACTTCTAGCCTACAGCTACCGGGGCGCGATCATCATGAAGAAATTGGAGGTGCCGGACATCGAGAAAGAGCTTAGGGATATATACAGGGAGGTTAATGAGAGGATAGATAAATACGGGGAACTTACGTGGGAAGAAATCCAAGAGGAGATAGAGGGGCATAGAAGGACGAGAAGAAAGGCGTAG
- a CDS encoding tRNA uridine(34) 5-carboxymethylaminomethyl modification radical SAM/GNAT enzyme Elp3 produces MPDARPIELDAINRIIGEALASEAPIQDVKLRVSKELGLARVPRNSDILRLAPPGLRDVLADRMALKRTRSLSGVNVVAVMSKPWPCPHGRCAYCPSVPGVPMSYTGREPSSMRGLQSGFDPFEQVRNRIEQLERIGHRVGKVELIIQGGTFPAMPRDYQERFVKDCLDAIIGSKSGSLEEAKARAETAPIRNVGLTVETRPDWAREEDVDWMLHLGVTRVELGIQTLFDDIYELVGRGHRVEDVVEAMRILKDSGMKVVAHMMPGLPGSSFERDLEAFRMLFDDPRFRPDMLKIYPTLVLEGTELYELWRRGEYRPLTTEEAIELIAKVKEAIPRYVRIMRVQRDIPSHLIIAGVKKSNLRQLVLERLRAEGKRCGCIRCREVGLRGIEADPGSAEISALKYEASGGMEVFISAELPREDALIGCLRLRIPSERAHRREIASKRSAIIRELHVYGPALPVGGRGEGAWQHRGFGSKLVAEAERIASEEFDAEKMLVTSALGTKAYYKRLGYDYDGPYMAKELG; encoded by the coding sequence ATGCCGGACGCCCGCCCAATTGAGCTCGATGCCATCAATAGGATAATCGGGGAGGCATTGGCGAGCGAAGCCCCCATCCAGGATGTCAAGCTTAGGGTTTCCAAGGAGCTCGGCCTAGCGAGGGTGCCGAGGAACTCCGATATATTGCGGCTCGCCCCGCCCGGACTCAGGGATGTGCTCGCCGATAGGATGGCATTGAAGAGGACGAGGAGCCTATCGGGCGTCAACGTAGTGGCCGTCATGTCGAAGCCATGGCCATGCCCCCATGGTAGGTGCGCCTATTGCCCCTCCGTCCCCGGCGTCCCGATGAGCTATACGGGCAGGGAGCCGTCGTCGATGAGGGGCCTCCAAAGCGGCTTCGATCCATTCGAGCAGGTCCGCAATAGGATCGAGCAGCTGGAGCGGATCGGCCATAGGGTTGGGAAGGTGGAGCTCATAATCCAAGGCGGGACGTTCCCGGCGATGCCGAGGGATTATCAGGAGCGCTTCGTTAAGGATTGCCTCGACGCCATAATCGGCTCGAAGTCCGGGTCCCTCGAGGAGGCGAAGGCGAGGGCGGAGACGGCCCCGATAAGGAACGTGGGCCTAACGGTCGAAACGAGGCCCGATTGGGCGAGGGAGGAGGATGTGGATTGGATGCTCCACTTGGGCGTTACTAGGGTGGAGCTGGGGATTCAAACGCTCTTCGACGATATCTACGAGCTGGTGGGGCGGGGGCATAGGGTCGAGGACGTCGTCGAGGCGATGAGGATCCTCAAGGATTCGGGCATGAAGGTCGTCGCCCATATGATGCCCGGCCTCCCGGGATCGAGTTTCGAAAGGGATTTGGAGGCCTTCCGGATGCTCTTCGATGATCCCAGGTTCAGGCCCGATATGCTCAAGATATACCCAACCCTTGTGCTCGAGGGGACCGAGCTATACGAGCTGTGGAGGAGGGGCGAGTATAGGCCCTTGACGACCGAGGAGGCGATCGAGTTAATAGCGAAGGTCAAGGAGGCGATCCCGCGCTACGTAAGGATAATGAGGGTCCAAAGGGATATACCATCCCATTTGATAATCGCCGGCGTCAAGAAAAGCAACCTGCGCCAGCTCGTCCTCGAAAGGCTGAGGGCGGAGGGAAAGCGTTGCGGATGCATAAGGTGCCGGGAGGTCGGGCTGAGGGGCATCGAGGCCGATCCCGGCTCGGCCGAGATTTCGGCACTCAAATATGAGGCATCGGGGGGGATGGAGGTCTTCATATCGGCCGAGCTGCCGAGGGAGGATGCGCTCATAGGTTGCTTGAGGCTGAGGATCCCATCGGAGAGGGCCCATAGGAGGGAGATCGCCTCCAAGAGGAGCGCGATCATAAGGGAGCTTCACGTCTACGGTCCCGCCCTGCCCGTCGGCGGAAGAGGGGAGGGCGCTTGGCAGCATAGGGGGTTCGGGAGCAAGCTCGTCGCCGAGGCGGAGAGGATCGCCTCCGAGGAGTTCGATGCCGAGAAAATGCTCGTGACGAGCGCCTTGGGCACCAAGGCTTATTACAAAAGGCTCGGCTACGATTACGATGGGCCATATATGGCGAAGGAATTGGGTTGA
- the gatD gene encoding Glu-tRNA(Gln) amidotransferase subunit GatD, with protein MALEALRRAGARPGDRIGIRLAEESYEGILIPRPGFGDAESIVIKLPNGYNIGIRAKPGIEVEVLERGERPGYRRVPIPPLGEGLPRIALLGTGGTIASRVDYRTGAVEPALSAEDLYAAVPELSGLAKIEAEVLFSEFSENLEARHWREMAIGAARKLESGAEGVVIAHGTDTMGYSAAALSFALMGLSAPIILVGAQRSSDRPSSDAATNLLGAALLASRGPFAEVAVAMHEDISDLSIVAHRGVRVRKCHTSRRDAFKSINSQPLARCDLRSKRIEMLTSDYRGRGNGALELRPDFDERVLLLKYFPSMDPSIIDWAVDSGYRGLVIEGTGLGHVAKKFSGSIRRATEEGMVVCMASQCLWGRVNMNVYSTGRDLLAAGAIPLGDMLPETALVKLMWALGQTRDPGEVKAIMLSNLAGEISERTPYFG; from the coding sequence ATGGCATTGGAGGCGCTCCGAAGGGCCGGGGCAAGGCCCGGCGATAGGATCGGCATAAGGCTGGCCGAGGAGTCCTATGAGGGCATATTGATCCCTAGGCCCGGCTTCGGCGATGCGGAATCCATTGTCATCAAGCTCCCGAACGGTTATAACATAGGGATAAGGGCCAAGCCCGGGATCGAGGTCGAGGTCCTCGAAAGGGGGGAGAGGCCGGGCTATAGGAGGGTCCCGATCCCGCCCTTGGGCGAGGGCCTCCCGAGGATAGCCCTCCTCGGGACCGGGGGGACGATAGCGAGCAGGGTTGATTATAGGACCGGGGCGGTTGAGCCGGCCCTATCGGCCGAGGATCTTTACGCGGCCGTCCCCGAACTCTCGGGGCTCGCCAAGATAGAGGCGGAGGTCCTCTTCAGCGAGTTCAGCGAGAACCTCGAGGCCCGCCATTGGAGGGAGATGGCCATTGGGGCCGCGAGGAAGTTGGAATCGGGCGCCGAAGGCGTCGTGATAGCCCATGGTACCGATACCATGGGCTATTCCGCGGCGGCTCTGAGCTTCGCCCTAATGGGGCTCTCGGCGCCCATAATCCTCGTCGGGGCCCAGAGATCCTCCGATAGGCCCAGCTCGGACGCGGCCACGAACCTCTTGGGGGCCGCCCTATTGGCATCGAGGGGACCGTTCGCGGAGGTCGCGGTGGCTATGCATGAGGACATATCGGATCTATCCATAGTGGCCCATAGGGGCGTCAGGGTTAGGAAGTGCCACACGAGCCGCAGGGACGCCTTCAAGTCGATAAACTCCCAACCCTTGGCTAGGTGCGACCTCCGGTCCAAGCGCATCGAGATGCTGACGAGCGATTATAGGGGGAGGGGAAATGGGGCCCTGGAGTTGAGGCCGGATTTCGATGAGAGGGTCCTTTTGCTCAAATACTTCCCGAGCATGGATCCATCGATCATCGATTGGGCCGTAGATTCCGGATATAGGGGATTGGTGATCGAGGGGACGGGATTGGGCCACGTGGCCAAGAAGTTCAGCGGCTCGATAAGGAGGGCGACCGAGGAGGGGATGGTCGTTTGCATGGCGTCCCAATGCCTTTGGGGAAGGGTCAACATGAACGTCTACTCCACGGGACGCGATCTCTTGGCCGCGGGCGCGATCCCGCTGGGCGATATGCTGCCCGAAACGGCCCTCGTGAAGCTCATGTGGGCCCTTGGGCAAACCCGGGACCCGGGGGAGGTCAAGGCGATTATGCTCTCGAACTTGGCGGGCGAGATATCGGAGAGGACCCCCTATTTTGGGTGA
- the gatE gene encoding Glu-tRNA(Gln) amidotransferase subunit GatE gives MGIDYEALGLRVGLEIHRQLDTAHKLFCDCPTRLSGRGAEVEFARSLRPTQSELGEVDPAALYEFRKGRMALYEADRETSCLVEMDEEPPHSLNQEAVEIALAVALRLGSRPVDEIHVMRKVVIDGSNTTGFQRTCAVALGGSLEVGGRTIPIQQICLEEDAARKVGDRGDGPAFAIDRLGIPLIEISTAPAIGSPREARDVAERIGLILKSTGRVKRGIGTIRQDLNISISGGGLVEVKGVQELGLLDKVVEFEALRMAGLMGIRDELRRRGLGPDLLSDGPIDVSDAFRMTASKLVRKALERGGTVLALRLAGFSGLLGRELAPNFRFGTELAHRAVVWGGVGGLFHTDELPGYGISAEEVTEVKRLVGAGDMDAVVLVADERDRAEKALMAVLERAKEAFHGPPSETRAANPDGTTRYMRPRPGSARMYPETDVPPFPISEELLERARASLPPTPEERLKALMEAYGLNEKLARQLLDSEYLSLFEEAVASGAQPTFAATLITETMKALERRGVPIGAIPDSRILELFRAIAEGTTAKESAETLLEAASKEPGKPIDRLISELGLGMMGEGEVRRRIDEILERDPELRRAPFGKLMGIAMSELRGRADAKLVSRILREKIGD, from the coding sequence TTGGGGATCGATTATGAAGCCCTTGGGCTGAGGGTTGGGCTGGAGATACATAGGCAATTGGACACGGCGCATAAGCTCTTCTGCGATTGTCCAACGAGGCTATCTGGGCGCGGGGCCGAGGTGGAGTTCGCGAGGAGCCTCAGGCCAACCCAAAGCGAGTTGGGGGAGGTGGACCCGGCGGCGCTTTACGAGTTCAGGAAGGGCAGGATGGCGCTCTACGAGGCCGATCGGGAAACCTCTTGCCTCGTCGAAATGGATGAGGAGCCGCCCCATTCGCTGAACCAAGAGGCGGTCGAGATAGCCTTGGCGGTGGCCCTCAGGCTCGGCTCGAGGCCCGTCGATGAGATCCACGTCATGAGGAAGGTCGTCATAGACGGATCCAATACGACGGGGTTCCAAAGGACATGCGCCGTGGCATTGGGGGGAAGCTTGGAGGTCGGCGGGAGGACGATCCCGATCCAGCAGATATGCCTCGAGGAGGATGCCGCTAGGAAGGTCGGCGATAGGGGCGATGGGCCGGCCTTCGCGATCGATAGGCTTGGGATACCGCTGATAGAGATCTCGACCGCCCCGGCCATAGGATCGCCTAGGGAGGCGAGAGATGTGGCGGAGCGGATAGGCTTGATCCTCAAATCGACCGGGAGGGTGAAGAGGGGGATCGGGACGATTCGCCAAGACCTGAATATATCCATATCCGGCGGGGGATTGGTGGAGGTTAAGGGGGTCCAAGAATTGGGCCTTTTGGACAAGGTGGTGGAGTTCGAGGCCCTGAGGATGGCCGGGCTGATGGGGATAAGGGATGAGTTGCGGAGGAGGGGCCTCGGGCCCGATCTCCTATCCGACGGCCCGATTGACGTTTCCGATGCCTTCCGAATGACCGCCTCGAAGCTCGTGAGGAAGGCCTTGGAGCGGGGCGGGACCGTATTGGCGCTGAGGCTGGCGGGGTTCTCCGGCCTCTTGGGAAGGGAATTGGCCCCAAACTTCCGGTTCGGGACGGAGCTTGCCCATAGGGCCGTTGTTTGGGGCGGGGTCGGCGGGTTATTCCATACGGACGAATTGCCGGGCTACGGGATCTCTGCCGAGGAGGTTACGGAGGTTAAGCGGCTCGTAGGCGCGGGGGATATGGACGCTGTCGTCCTCGTGGCCGATGAAAGGGATAGGGCGGAGAAGGCGCTGATGGCGGTCCTCGAAAGGGCGAAGGAGGCCTTCCATGGCCCACCATCCGAGACGAGGGCGGCTAACCCCGATGGGACGACCCGATATATGAGGCCGAGGCCCGGCTCGGCGAGGATGTATCCGGAAACCGACGTGCCCCCTTTCCCGATCTCCGAGGAGCTCTTGGAGCGCGCCCGGGCATCCCTGCCGCCCACGCCCGAGGAGCGGCTCAAGGCCCTGATGGAGGCGTATGGCCTCAACGAGAAGTTGGCCCGCCAGCTCCTCGATTCCGAATATTTGAGCCTCTTCGAAGAGGCGGTCGCTTCAGGGGCCCAGCCGACCTTCGCGGCGACGTTGATAACGGAGACGATGAAGGCCTTGGAGAGGAGGGGCGTCCCGATCGGCGCCATACCGGATTCGAGGATCCTGGAGCTCTTCAGGGCGATAGCGGAGGGGACCACGGCCAAGGAATCGGCCGAGACGCTGCTCGAGGCCGCGTCGAAGGAGCCCGGGAAGCCGATCGATCGGCTGATATCCGAGCTGGGCTTGGGGATGATGGGCGAGGGGGAGGTGAGGCGGAGGATCGACGAAATACTCGAGCGGGATCCCGAGCTCCGGAGGGCCCCCTTCGGGAAGCTCATGGGCATCGCCATGAGCGAGCTCAGGGGAAGGGCCGATGCCAAGCTCGTATCGAGGATATTGAGGGAAAAGATCGGGGATTGA
- a CDS encoding nascent polypeptide-associated complex protein: MGFRRMRGVPSGREALRALKRMGMQFDELEGVSRVSIELPDRRIIIEGPIVAAITIQGQRMYQISGGIETEEPIAAGAPEAAPPIRDEDVELVAQQAGVGPEEARRALEESGGDLAKAIISLKGGRGAT, from the coding sequence TTGGGCTTCAGGCGCATGAGGGGGGTCCCGAGCGGCAGGGAGGCCCTGAGGGCGCTCAAGCGGATGGGGATGCAATTCGATGAGCTCGAGGGCGTCAGCAGGGTCTCGATAGAGCTGCCCGATAGGAGGATAATCATAGAAGGGCCGATCGTGGCCGCGATCACGATCCAAGGCCAGAGGATGTATCAGATCAGCGGCGGCATTGAGACGGAGGAGCCGATCGCGGCCGGAGCGCCCGAGGCGGCTCCGCCCATTAGGGATGAGGATGTGGAGCTTGTGGCGCAGCAGGCGGGCGTTGGGCCGGAGGAGGCGAGGAGGGCCTTGGAGGAATCGGGCGGGGATTTGGCGAAGGCCATAATCTCCCTCAAGGGGGGTAGGGGCGCCACATGA
- a CDS encoding nitroreductase family protein, which produces MRGRRSIRAFRPDPIPDSALEKILEAAQWAPSAGNRQARDFIIVRDPGVKARLADAALGQGFIEEAPVDIVVCANRERSAGRYGDRGRNFYCLMDAAAAVENILLAAHALGLGACWVGAYRDEEVAEVLGLPPWLRPIAIIPIGFPAESPRPPPRIKLEKLIHFDRYGSERA; this is translated from the coding sequence ATGAGGGGGAGGAGGAGCATCAGGGCCTTCAGGCCCGACCCGATCCCGGATTCGGCCTTGGAGAAGATACTCGAGGCGGCTCAATGGGCCCCCTCGGCGGGCAATCGCCAAGCGAGGGATTTCATAATAGTGAGGGACCCGGGGGTGAAGGCCCGCTTGGCGGACGCGGCCTTGGGCCAAGGCTTCATAGAGGAGGCGCCGGTCGATATAGTCGTATGCGCCAACAGGGAGAGGTCCGCGGGCAGATATGGGGATAGGGGGAGGAACTTCTATTGCCTAATGGACGCGGCGGCGGCCGTCGAGAACATCCTATTGGCGGCCCATGCCTTGGGCTTGGGCGCCTGCTGGGTCGGCGCCTATAGGGATGAGGAGGTCGCCGAGGTTTTGGGCCTCCCGCCTTGGCTCAGGCCCATAGCCATAATCCCTATAGGGTTCCCGGCCGAGAGCCCGAGGCCCCCGCCGAGGATCAAGCTCGAGAAGCTCATCCATTTTGATCGATACGGATCCGAGCGGGCTTAG
- a CDS encoding nicotinate phosphoribosyltransferase, producing the protein MGIALNTDLYELTMAQSYLENGKTDGAVFSLFVRTLPANRNFLVAAGLQTLVERIGEFRFSGEDLAYLEGLKRFSADFLDYLEHYRFRGNLYAIPEGRIAFQNEPLIQVEASLPEAQILETIVINTIHFQTAIASKAARAFLASGGRRLVDFGLRRAHGLEAGALAARAAFIAGIGATSNLEAGRRFGIPVVGTMAHSYVMVFEEEAEAFEAFARSFPDNAIFLIDTYDTLAAADKVVELAKRGVPAIAVRIDSGDLNALSKEVRAKLDRAGLGRVRIIASGGLDERDVEALLRSGAPIDSFAMGTKTVTSADAPYLDIAYKLVEYKGEPKSKASPGKATFPYKRQVIRHYKGGLMDHDEVVRYDECLEGGLVAKVMESGKVVYDFPSLEALHRTFLEDAAKLPRALRGLGKADYEVVIRP; encoded by the coding sequence TTGGGGATCGCCCTAAACACGGACCTTTACGAGCTTACGATGGCCCAGAGCTATTTGGAGAACGGCAAGACGGATGGGGCCGTATTCAGCCTATTCGTAAGGACCCTGCCGGCCAATAGGAACTTCTTGGTGGCGGCGGGCCTTCAAACGCTCGTTGAGAGGATAGGGGAGTTCAGGTTCTCCGGCGAGGATTTGGCCTATCTGGAGGGGCTCAAGAGGTTCTCGGCCGATTTCCTGGATTATTTGGAGCATTATAGGTTCCGGGGGAACCTATACGCCATCCCGGAGGGGAGGATCGCCTTCCAGAACGAGCCCTTGATCCAAGTGGAGGCGAGCCTGCCGGAGGCGCAGATATTGGAGACGATCGTAATCAATACGATACATTTCCAAACGGCGATCGCCTCCAAGGCGGCGCGGGCCTTCTTGGCGTCGGGGGGGAGGCGCCTCGTCGACTTCGGCCTGAGGAGGGCCCATGGGCTCGAGGCCGGGGCTTTGGCGGCTAGGGCGGCCTTCATAGCGGGCATCGGTGCTACATCGAATTTGGAGGCGGGGAGGAGGTTCGGGATACCGGTCGTTGGGACGATGGCCCATTCCTACGTCATGGTCTTCGAGGAGGAGGCGGAGGCGTTCGAGGCTTTCGCGAGGAGCTTCCCCGATAACGCCATATTCCTCATCGATACCTACGATACGCTCGCGGCGGCCGATAAGGTGGTCGAGCTGGCCAAGAGGGGCGTCCCCGCGATAGCCGTTAGGATAGATAGCGGGGACCTGAACGCGCTGTCGAAGGAGGTCAGGGCGAAGCTCGATCGGGCGGGTCTGGGCCGAGTGAGGATCATCGCGAGTGGGGGATTGGATGAGCGGGATGTCGAGGCCTTGCTGCGCTCCGGGGCCCCGATAGATTCCTTCGCGATGGGGACGAAGACCGTCACTTCGGCGGATGCCCCCTACTTGGACATAGCCTATAAGCTGGTCGAGTATAAGGGCGAGCCGAAGTCAAAGGCCAGCCCCGGGAAGGCAACGTTCCCATACAAGCGCCAAGTCATCAGGCATTACAAGGGCGGATTAATGGACCACGATGAGGTCGTCAGATATGATGAATGTCTGGAGGGGGGCCTAGTGGCGAAGGTCATGGAATCGGGCAAGGTCGTCTACGATTTCCCGAGCCTCGAGGCCTTGCATCGAACGTTCTTGGAGGATGCCGCCAAGCTGCCAAGGGCCTTGAGGGGATTGGGGAAGGCGGATTACGAGGTCGTGATAAGGCCCTAA
- a CDS encoding AbrB/MazE/SpoVT family DNA-binding domain-containing protein, whose amino-acid sequence MVSLSEVTVRVDEKGRMVIPAGIREKLNIKKVVKLSIKGDEVVLKPVEDPLRALEGLVEKGTTDVEEEIGRLRRAAERELERGARCRPY is encoded by the coding sequence GTGGTATCATTGAGCGAAGTGACCGTTAGGGTTGACGAAAAGGGGAGGATGGTCATACCAGCGGGCATAAGGGAGAAGCTCAACATAAAGAAGGTGGTGAAGCTCAGCATAAAGGGCGACGAAGTAGTCTTGAAGCCCGTGGAGGATCCCCTGAGGGCCTTGGAGGGGCTCGTCGAGAAGGGCACAACGGACGTGGAGGAGGAGATCGGGAGGTTGCGGAGGGCGGCGGAGCGCGAGCTCGAAAGGGGGGCCCGATGCCGCCCATATTGA
- a CDS encoding PIN domain-containing protein has translation MPPILIETDILLALISAGDRHHSDAIRLLDEAAGDIRLSPYSIMELDLLLRAGEIIVKDIPAFYEVLGEALEYRGIGAFPIKLAYHREAFRLRGEHKGLTYFDSLHAAVGIVEDIELVSYDRIYASVAGLRYGHPDAWLR, from the coding sequence ATGCCGCCCATATTGATAGAAACCGATATCCTATTGGCCCTGATTTCGGCTGGCGATAGGCATCACTCAGATGCGATAAGGCTCTTGGATGAGGCCGCCGGGGATATAAGGCTCTCCCCATACTCGATCATGGAATTGGATCTGCTCCTGAGGGCTGGGGAGATAATCGTCAAGGACATCCCGGCTTTTTATGAAGTCTTGGGCGAAGCATTGGAGTATAGGGGGATCGGCGCATTCCCGATCAAGCTGGCGTATCATCGCGAGGCCTTCAGGCTCAGAGGGGAGCATAAGGGCCTAACATACTTCGATAGCCTCCACGCGGCGGTCGGCATCGTCGAGGATATCGAGCTGGTGAGTTACGATAGAATATATGCAAGCGTTGCGGGTTTGAGGTATGGCCATCCGGACGCATGGCTTCGCTGA
- a CDS encoding ATP-binding protein: MPRPCSKCRSAAAEVELPYAKLRLCPSCFSDFFVARVGRTVEEFRMFREGDRVAVAISGGKDSGALLHALRRAFPGADLIALHANLGIPEYSAHCQSIAERLAGELGVELRVFDLKRELGVGIGDFQRTQFKGKLCSACGTIKRHIFEEMAMRAGAKALATGHNLDDMVGIMLSNFLFGYWDQFVRLKPVLPPLADGMASRIKPLIRSPEREDLLYCLYERIPFKELGCPFSKGAKVRRMAGLLEAASEASPQLRHQLLNRFLELMPLIEASRPKPEFSKCRVCGFPSQGDICAYCKRIALVKGALDARSAD; this comes from the coding sequence ATGCCGAGGCCCTGCAGCAAATGCCGATCGGCCGCCGCCGAGGTCGAGCTCCCCTACGCCAAGCTCCGCCTATGCCCAAGTTGCTTCTCCGATTTCTTCGTCGCTAGGGTCGGGAGGACGGTCGAGGAGTTCCGGATGTTCCGGGAGGGCGATAGGGTCGCTGTCGCCATCTCGGGCGGGAAGGATAGCGGGGCCCTCCTCCACGCGCTCCGAAGGGCCTTCCCGGGGGCGGATCTGATCGCCCTCCACGCCAACTTGGGCATACCGGAATATTCGGCCCATTGCCAATCCATCGCCGAACGCCTCGCGGGCGAGCTGGGCGTTGAGCTGCGGGTATTCGACCTCAAGAGGGAGCTGGGCGTGGGCATAGGGGATTTCCAAAGGACCCAATTCAAGGGGAAGCTCTGCTCCGCCTGCGGGACCATTAAGAGGCATATATTCGAGGAGATGGCCATGCGGGCCGGGGCCAAGGCCTTGGCCACCGGCCATAACTTGGACGATATGGTCGGGATAATGCTCTCCAACTTCCTATTCGGCTATTGGGACCAATTCGTAAGGCTGAAGCCCGTCCTCCCGCCGCTCGCCGATGGAATGGCCTCGAGGATAAAGCCCCTGATCCGATCCCCCGAAAGGGAGGATCTCCTCTATTGCCTTTACGAGCGGATACCCTTCAAGGAGCTGGGCTGCCCCTTCTCCAAGGGCGCCAAGGTCAGGAGGATGGCGGGCCTCTTGGAGGCGGCCTCGGAGGCGAGCCCCCAGCTGAGGCATCAATTATTGAACAGGTTCTTGGAGCTGATGCCGCTGATAGAGGCATCGAGGCCCAAGCCCGAATTTTCGAAATGCCGCGTTTGCGGCTTCCCATCGCAGGGCGATATATGCGCCTATTGCAAGCGCATAGCCCTCGTCAAGGGGGCCTTGGACGCCCGATCGGCCGATTGA
- a CDS encoding Dna2/Cas4 domain-containing protein has protein sequence MGGRIRARRSSSRAPRSIEAIGEILIPKERKRVRVSLDEDGERELLNALNEIKVIIGLEKPPEPKRIPFCRRCAYRDFCWV, from the coding sequence ATGGGAGGAAGGATCCGGGCCCGCCGCTCCTCCAGCAGGGCTCCCCGTTCCATAGAGGCCATTGGGGAAATATTGATCCCAAAGGAGAGGAAGAGGGTGCGTGTTTCCCTAGATGAGGATGGTGAGAGGGAATTGCTCAACGCTTTGAATGAAATAAAAGTGATAATTGGGTTGGAAAAACCTCCTGAGCCAAAGAGGATTCCGTTTTGCAGGAGGTGCGCTTATAGAGATTTTTGTTGGGTGTAG
- the cas2 gene encoding CRISPR-associated endonuclease Cas2: protein MYVILVYDIGEERVNKVLKICRKYLTWVQNSVFEGDLTEANFMRLKHELAKVIEKERDSVTFYILRTTAYMKREVLGTVKGEPLSVL from the coding sequence ATCTACGTAATATTGGTGTATGATATAGGGGAGGAGCGTGTGAACAAAGTGCTTAAAATATGTAGAAAATACCTGACGTGGGTTCAAAATTCAGTCTTTGAAGGTGACTTGACGGAGGCCAATTTCATGAGGTTGAAACATGAATTAGCGAAGGTGATTGAGAAAGAAAGGGACTCAGTAACCTTTTATATTCTTAGGACGACTGCTTACATGAAGAGGGAAGTTCTTGGGACTGTAAAAGGGGAGCCCCTTAGTGTGCTATGA
- a CDS encoding AbrB/MazE/SpoVT family DNA-binding domain-containing protein, producing the protein MVSIVEESISIDKQGRLVLPFRIREALGLREGGHMTIRLDGSRVILEPAPKGLEERVREWADMALSLKAEAFAEGPEEGWKWMSLEYARRKLGLS; encoded by the coding sequence ATGGTGAGCATCGTGGAAGAATCCATTTCAATTGACAAGCAGGGAAGGCTCGTGCTGCCCTTCCGCATCCGGGAGGCCTTGGGCCTAAGGGAAGGGGGGCATATGACCATCAGGCTCGATGGATCGCGGGTGATCCTCGAGCCCGCCCCAAAGGGACTCGAGGAGAGGGTTCGGGAATGGGCCGACATGGCCCTTTCGCTCAAGGCGGAGGCCTTCGCCGAGGGGCCCGAGGAAGGCTGGAAGTGGATGAGCCTTGAATACGCGAGGAGGAAGCTCGGCCTATCCTGA